A part of Terriglobus roseus genomic DNA contains:
- a CDS encoding circularly permuted type 2 ATP-grasp protein, translating to MLDNAYDEMFAAPGELRPQYQVLMEQFSSLPKAEVERRKQAADLSFLNQGITFTVYGRDEGTEKIFPYDLLPRMITAAEWAVVERGLTQRITALNLFLKDIYNEGRILSDGIVPREIVYSCKQFRRHMIGLQVPRNVYISVTGTDLIRLENGEFVVLEDNLRVPSGVSYMLTNRRVMKRIFPVMFRRYNVRPIEQYTQLLLSTLRSLAPEGRPEPNIVLLTPGVFNSAYYEHAYLARQMGIELVEGRDLTTHDNVVYMRTTSGLRRVDVIYRRVDDDFIDPMSFRPDSMLGVAGLFNAYRAGNVTLTNAFGTGVADDKAMYAYVPDIIRYYLSEEPVLKNVETYLCARDSERSHVLANLDKMVVKAVGESGGYGMLIGPQSTKEQREEFARKIQADPRNYIAQPTITFSRAPCLFGEGFEPRHVDLRPYVLYGDKVRIVPGGLTRVALKKGSLVVNSSQGGGSKDTWVLSQ from the coding sequence CTGCTGGATAATGCGTACGACGAAATGTTCGCCGCGCCGGGCGAACTGCGGCCGCAATACCAGGTGTTGATGGAGCAGTTCTCCTCACTGCCCAAGGCAGAGGTGGAACGCCGCAAGCAAGCTGCGGATCTGTCGTTCCTGAACCAGGGCATCACCTTCACGGTCTATGGCCGGGACGAGGGGACAGAGAAGATTTTCCCTTATGACCTGCTGCCGCGCATGATTACTGCGGCGGAGTGGGCAGTGGTGGAGCGAGGGCTTACACAGCGCATCACAGCGCTGAATCTCTTCCTGAAAGACATCTACAACGAAGGCCGCATCCTGTCAGATGGTATTGTGCCGCGCGAGATTGTCTACAGCTGCAAGCAGTTTCGCAGGCACATGATTGGTTTGCAGGTGCCGCGCAACGTGTACATCTCGGTGACTGGAACGGACCTCATCCGGCTCGAGAATGGCGAGTTTGTCGTGCTGGAAGACAATCTCCGTGTGCCCTCTGGCGTTAGCTATATGCTGACGAATCGGCGCGTCATGAAGCGCATCTTCCCGGTGATGTTTCGTCGGTACAACGTGCGGCCCATTGAGCAATACACGCAGTTGTTGCTGAGTACTCTGCGCTCTCTTGCTCCAGAAGGCAGGCCGGAACCAAACATCGTTCTGCTCACTCCCGGTGTATTCAATTCCGCGTATTACGAGCACGCTTATCTCGCGCGCCAGATGGGCATTGAGCTCGTCGAAGGCCGCGATCTGACCACGCATGACAACGTGGTCTACATGCGTACCACCAGCGGTCTGCGACGTGTGGATGTGATCTATCGTCGCGTGGACGATGACTTTATTGATCCCATGAGTTTCCGCCCGGACTCCATGTTGGGTGTTGCCGGATTGTTTAATGCGTACCGCGCTGGCAATGTCACATTGACGAATGCGTTTGGTACAGGCGTGGCGGATGACAAGGCGATGTATGCCTATGTGCCAGATATCATTCGTTACTACTTGTCGGAAGAGCCGGTGTTGAAGAACGTGGAAACGTATCTTTGTGCACGTGATTCTGAACGTTCCCACGTGCTGGCTAATCTCGACAAGATGGTGGTGAAGGCTGTGGGTGAGAGCGGCGGCTATGGCATGTTGATTGGCCCACAAAGCACGAAGGAACAACGCGAAGAGTTTGCCCGCAAGATTCAGGCCGATCCGCGCAACTATATTGCACAGCCAACAATTACCTTCAGTCGTGCACCCTGTTTGTTTGGCGAGGGATTCGAGCCACGCCATGTGGATCTACGTCCTTACGTCTTGTATGGCGACAAGGTTCGAATTGTGCCTGGCGGATTAACGCGTGTCGCACTGAAGAAGGGGTCGCTGGTTGTGAACAGCAGCCAGGGCGGCGGCAGCAAAGACACATGGGTGTTGAGTCAATAA
- a CDS encoding carbohydrate porin gives MISMSLFSRLFAAALLCGSFCLNAQTADVPQASSPSPTMFPHSDDAPWFAAGQFNSILQGHPAFHSPYEGTNSLRARGEYKVSMVGTLFLGLQPWQMFGNHGTSAERYNTDLILDVESAGGRGISQALGLAGFTNLDVVRNPNLGSKPYIARVEVHQTIGFTNEMTENQRGPYALATEVPVRRLELRVGKMSTPDVFDINNVLSDSHLQFTNWSVDNNGAWDYAADTRGYTYGAIAEYQDRDWALRYGLMLMPTVANGIDLDWSVKRSRGQNMEAELRHGWLPGHEGVQRVLAFVNTAHMGSYREAIAAFQDGKDNTPDITKHEHFGATKYGFGYNFEQSVTSNLAVAGRFGWNDGKTESYAYTEIEQTVTLGASYSGNQWGRPSDKAGLAFSSNAIKRDHQEYLAAGGLGFILGDGALRYGRENIVEAYYDAHAWRGLYFAPGISHINNPGYNRDRGPVWVPSFRAHVDF, from the coding sequence ATGATTTCCATGTCCCTCTTCTCGCGGCTTTTTGCTGCCGCCCTTCTTTGTGGTTCGTTTTGTCTGAACGCTCAGACCGCAGACGTGCCACAGGCATCTTCGCCCTCACCGACGATGTTTCCGCATTCTGACGATGCTCCGTGGTTTGCCGCCGGACAGTTCAACAGCATCCTGCAGGGACATCCCGCGTTTCATTCGCCCTATGAAGGTACGAACAGTCTGCGTGCGCGCGGCGAATACAAAGTATCGATGGTGGGCACTCTGTTTCTGGGGCTGCAGCCTTGGCAGATGTTTGGAAATCATGGAACCTCAGCGGAGCGTTACAACACGGACCTGATCCTGGATGTGGAATCAGCTGGCGGGCGCGGCATCAGTCAGGCGTTGGGACTCGCTGGATTTACGAATCTGGATGTGGTGCGCAATCCAAACCTGGGATCAAAGCCATACATTGCCCGTGTTGAGGTACACCAGACCATCGGCTTCACGAACGAGATGACAGAGAACCAGCGTGGACCATATGCGTTGGCGACAGAAGTGCCAGTGCGACGGTTGGAACTGCGTGTAGGAAAGATGTCGACCCCGGATGTCTTCGACATAAACAATGTGCTCAGTGACAGCCATCTGCAATTCACGAACTGGAGCGTTGATAATAACGGCGCGTGGGACTACGCCGCAGATACTCGAGGCTATACCTACGGTGCGATTGCGGAGTATCAGGATCGTGATTGGGCTCTGCGGTATGGATTAATGCTGATGCCCACGGTGGCCAACGGCATTGATTTGGATTGGAGTGTGAAACGCAGCCGTGGCCAGAACATGGAAGCCGAATTACGGCACGGATGGCTCCCTGGACATGAAGGCGTGCAACGCGTTCTCGCCTTCGTGAATACCGCGCATATGGGAAGTTATCGCGAGGCGATCGCAGCTTTTCAAGATGGCAAGGACAACACGCCAGACATCACGAAGCATGAGCATTTCGGTGCGACGAAATATGGTTTTGGCTATAACTTCGAGCAGTCGGTAACCAGCAATCTTGCGGTTGCGGGACGCTTCGGATGGAACGATGGTAAGACGGAGTCGTATGCCTACACCGAGATCGAGCAGACGGTGACACTAGGTGCGAGTTATAGCGGAAATCAGTGGGGCCGTCCCTCGGACAAAGCTGGGCTCGCCTTCAGTTCCAATGCGATCAAACGCGATCATCAGGAATATCTCGCTGCGGGTGGTCTGGGCTTCATCCTGGGTGATGGAGCGCTGCGTTACGGGCGAGAGAACATTGTGGAGGCTTATTACGACGCGCACGCGTGGCGAGGCCTGTACTTTGCGCCGGGGATTTCTCACATCAATAATCCTGGATACAACCGTGACCGCGGCCCCGTATGGGTGCCGTCGTTCCGGGCGCACGTTGATTTTTAG